Part of the Actinomyces howellii genome, CACACCGACGTCGCCCCGGTGTCCTGCTCGGTGCCGGCGCCCCGATCGTGGCCCGGGTCGGTGGTCGAGTCCTTCGGCTTGCGGCTCATCGTGCTCATGGGTCCTTCACAGGTTCACGGGGCGCGGCGTGCGCCGCCCGGGCGTGGTCCGGGGGCGGTGGCCAGGATCGGGCCACCGCCCCCGGAGGACGGAGTCGGGCAGGGGCCCGGCCAGGACGCGGCCGGTGCCTCAGCGCCCGCTGCGGGTCACAGGTTCGGGGCGTCGGTGCCGCCGTCCTCGACGTTGGCCAGCAGGCCCTGGAGGTAGCTCTTGAGGCGGGTGCGGTAGTCGGACTCGAAGCGACGCAGCTCGTCGATGCGGTGCTCGAGGCCGGAGCGCTCCTTCTCGAGCTGGGCGAGGGTGCGGTTGCGCTGGTCCTCGGCCTCGCGGACGATCTGCTCGCCGGTGGCGCGGGCCTCGGCCACGATGCGCTCCCCCTCGGCGCGGCCGTTGGCCACGTGCTCGTCGTGGAGGCGCTGCGCGAGCTCGAGCATCCCGGAGGCCGCGGAGGGCTCCTCGACACCGCCTACGGCCGGAACCGGCACCGCGGCGACGGGCTTGGCCTCGACGACAGGGGCGACGATCTGGGTCTCGGACACCTTCGCCGCGACGGGGGCGCCCTCACCGAGCTCGGCCACACGGTTGTTCGCGGCCTCGAGGCGGGCCTTGAGGTCGGCGTTCTCAGCCTCCAGCTGACGCATCGCCTCGACGACCTCGTCGAGGAACTCGTCGACCTCGTCCTGCTCGTAGCCCTCGCGGAACTTGGTCGCCTGGAACTTCTTGTTGAGGACGTCGTCTGCCGTCAGAAGCGTCATAGTCGTCACCTCGGTGTCGTTACGGAAAGTGTCACGAGCACCGGATGAACCGGTCACTCATGCGGACAGAGTACCTGAACTTCAACTTCACGCCATATGGAACGTCGAAGATCACCCGTGGGCGGAGCACGGGACGGCGCGGCGCCCCGGGGCCCTCAGACCAGGAGGGCGAGAAGCCGCTGGAGGACGATGATGCCGAACCAGAGCACGAGGAAGCTGAGGTCGATCCCCATCGCCCCCAGGCGCAGGACCGGGACCACCCGCCGCAGCCAGCGCAGGGGCGGGTCGGTCAGGGCGTAGACCACGTTGGCCACGACGAGCACGGGGCCGGTGGGTCGCCACTGGCGGGCGAAGAGCTGGACCCAGTCGAGCACGACCCGCACGAGCAGGACGAGGAGGTAGAGGCTGAGCAGGGCCGAGACGATGGTCACGACCGATGCGAGAAGGGCCACGGCGCGGTGCCGTCCGTCAGCTCTGGTTGAAGAAGCGGCCGCGCGGCTCGTCGGCCGCCTCGCCGTCGTCGATGTCCACCGTGGCGGGGGTGAGCAGGAAGACGCGGGGGGTGACCCGCTCGATGGCGCCGTGGAGGCCGAAGACGAGGCCCGCGGAGAAGTCCACCATGCGCCGGGCGTCGGACTCGCTCATGTTGGTCAGGTTGACGATGACCGGCACGCCGTCACGGAAGGACTCCCCGATGACGCGCGCCTCGTTGTAGGTCGAGGGGTGGACCGTCACGATACGCCTGAGGTCGGGCGCCGCGACCGGCGCGGCCGCGGAGGGGGCAGCTGCCTCCTCGAAGGTGTCCTCGTAGCCGTCCTCGTAGCCGGTCTCGCTGTCCGCGAAGTCGTCCTCGGCGTAGTCCTCGCCGGCCCGGCCGACACGGTACTCGTCCTCGTAGGCGTCCTCAACCGGCTCGGCGTAGCCCAGGAAGGTCGACATCTTGCGCAGGGCGCTCATGGGGGTGCTCCTTGTCTGTCCGGGTCTGTCCGGGGTTGTCCAGCCCCGACGGCCCGGACGTGCTGAACGGTATCGACCATCGGGCGGCTCCTGGGTCATTGGGCCCGGCGTGTCATCAGCGCGGTGGGAGCAGCGCAGGAGCACCCGATGGACCGCTCGCGATCACCGCAGGCAGGACGCACACAGGACGCACGCCCCCCGCAGGGGCACCGTGCTGGCACCGCGCTGGGACCGCGCTGCGACTGCACGGAGGCGCTCGGGGGGCTCGTGCCCAGGCCGGTCGGGGGCCGGTCGGTCTCAGGCCCCACCGGCCAGGACGATCCCGGCCAGCCTGCCGGTCACGGGCTGGCGCCGGTAGGAGTAGAAGCGCTCCTCCTCGTAGGTGCACCAGGTGCCGGCCCGCACCCTGCCCACTCCAGCGCGCCGGAGCTGGGCGTGCACGCCCGCGGCGACGTCGAGCCCGGGGGTCCCCCAGCGGGTCGTCGAGGCGCAGGCCGGCTCGACCTCGGCGCAGTGGCGGTGCAGGTCGACGGGGACCTCGTAGCAGCGCCCGCAGATGGACGGTCCGGTGGCGGCCCACAGGTCGGCGGGCTGCGCGCCCAGCGAGGCCAGGAGGTCGAGGGCCGAGCGCACGACGCCGTCGAGCATGCCCCGGCGCCCGGCGTGGACCGCCGCCACGAGGCTCCCGTCAGTGGTTGCCAGCAGGAGCGGGACGCAGTCGGCCACGAGCACCCCGACACCGGCGGGGCCGGGGCCGGAGGACCTCGCGTCGAGCACGAGGGCGTCAGCCGTCGGCTCTCCCCCGGGGCCCGCGACCACCGCCACCGCCGAGTGGACCTGGTTCATCCAGGCCACGGTGGCGCGCCCGTCTGCGTGCCGGTCGGCGCCGACCAGCGCCTCGAGCTCTCGCCTGAGGCCGAGGACGCGCACGGGGTCGTCACCGACGTGGGTGGCGAGGTTGGCCCCGGCGTAGGGCGCCCTCGGCCCCACGGGGCGAGCCCCCGCGCCCCGGGTCGTGAAGTACCCGCGGGCGCAGGGGCCCAGGTCGACCTCGAGCAGGTCGGCGCGCCTGAGCACCTCGGCGCTCTCAGCGCAGGAAGTCCGGCAGGTCGATCTCGTCGCGCTGGGCGTCGACCCCGATGACGCGGGGGACCTCGAGCTCGGGGACCGCCTCGGGCAGGGAGTCGTCGACGTAGGCCGGCACCTCGCTGGTGACGACCGCCGACAGGGGCACCGCCGGGCTCGGGCTCGGGGCCGAGACGGGACGGGTGACCGGGTTGTCGGCGGCGTGGGCACCACGCGGGACGGCCACCGGCTCGGGACGGGTCCGGGTGCTCGGCCTGGCCGAGGCCGCCGCCCGCGACAGGGGACTCTCGACGGCCTTGGGACGGAAGGTCTCGGCCGGGCCGGCTGAGACCGGCTCGTCGTCGAAGCCTGCGGCGATGACGGTGACGCGGACCTCGTCGCCCAGGGCCCCGTCGACGACGTTGCCGAAGATGATGTTGGCCTCGGGGTGGACCGACTCGCGCACGAGGTTGGCGGCCTCCGAGATCTCGAACAGGCCGAGGTCCGAGCCGCCCTGGAAGAAGAGCAGCACCCCGTGGGCCCCCTCGATGGAGGACTCGAGCAGCGGGGAGGCGATGGCCTGCTCCGTGGCGGCCAGGGCGCGGCCGTCCCCGGTCGCCGACCCGATGCCCATGAGGGCGCTGCCCGCGTCCTGCATGACCGACTTGACGTCGTTGAAGTCGACGTTGATGAGCCCCGGGGTCGTGATGAGCTCGGTGATGCCCTGGACACCCTGGAGGAGAACCTGGTCGGCCTGCTTGAAGGCGTCCACGACGCTGATGTGGCGGTCAGCGATCTGCAGGAGGCGGTCGTTGGGGATGACGATGAGGGTGTCGACCTCGGCGCGCAGGTTGTTCACGCCGTCCTCGGCCTGGGCGGCGCGGCGCCGGCCCTCGAACATGAAGGGGCGCGTCACGACGCCGATGGTCAGCGCGCTCAGCTCACGGGCCACCTTGGCCACGACCGGGGCGGCGCCCGTGCCGGTGCCGCCACCCTCCCCCGCGGTGACGAAGACCATGTCGGCACCCTCGAGGGCCTCGCGGATGTCCTCGACGTGGTCCTCGGCCGCCTTACGGCCGATCGCGGGGTCGGCGCCGGCCCCCAGGCCGCGCGTGAGGTCTCGACCGATGTCGAGCTTCGTGTCGGCGTCCGACATGAGCAGCGCCTGGGCATCGGTGTTGACGGCGATGAACTCGACGCCGCGCAGGCCGGCCTCGATCATGCGGTTGACGGCGTTGACGCCACCGCCGCCAACGCCCACCACCTTGATAACTGCCTGGTAGTGCTGGGATTCCGCCACTGTCTGCCTCCGGGTGATCGTGCCGAGCCCGTCGGGGCTCCCCTCAACCTTCAACCTCAGGTTAAGGTTTATACTTATGTCATTCCTGCGATGACGAGGGCAACGCTATGGGGCGCCTCCACGGCCCGGCCGTATTGAGCCCCGGCGTGTTCCGAGTTGTCACGGTCGGGTCACGAGCCGGTCACGAGGTCGTCGGGCTGCCCGGGCTCGACACGTCGTAGGTGCTTGCCTCGAGGGTCATCAGCTCTGCCAGGACACGGGCCTTGACCTCCGACCGGGAGGTGTCCCCCCACACGACCGTCGCGCCGGAGGCCAGGGCAAGGGTCACCTGGCCCGACTCCGAGGCGCTGCCCGAGCGGACCTGCGCCCTGGTCGCCTCGTCGAGGCTGCCCACCACCTGGGCGACGGCGCTCACCTGCTGCCCGTCGGGGTCCTGCTCCTGGGAGGTGATCGTCACCAGCCCGTCCGGGGCCTGCTCGACGGTCTCGAGGACGACCGCCTCCCCGTCAAGGACCTCGTACCCGCCCTCGACCTGTCGCACGGCCACCGGCACGCGCATCGTGAGCGTCACCTTCAGGCCGTGGGGCCAGGACCGGGTCACTCGCGCCGACTTGACCCGCACGAGGGAGTCGGCCACCTCCTGCCCCAGGACGGCGACGTCGAGGCGCGCGAGCGCCGCGCCCTCGTAGGGGGCCAGGACCTCACGGACGGCCTGGGTCGAGACGGTCCCGTCCGAGCCGACCACGCTCACCTCCTGCGGACGCAGAGCCAGCAGCGGGGAGAAGGCCAGCGCCCACACGAGCGCCGCGACGACGCCCGCGACGACCAGGACGACGCCCAGGCGCCTCGTGCGCAGGGAGCGCTCGGCCCGTCGCCTCTCGGTGAGCCTGTCGGTCAGCCCGGTGGACACGACGCGGTCTCGGCGGC contains:
- a CDS encoding cell division protein SepF, which gives rise to MSALRKMSTFLGYAEPVEDAYEDEYRVGRAGEDYAEDDFADSETGYEDGYEDTFEEAAAPSAAAPVAAPDLRRIVTVHPSTYNEARVIGESFRDGVPVIVNLTNMSESDARRMVDFSAGLVFGLHGAIERVTPRVFLLTPATVDIDDGEAADEPRGRFFNQS
- a CDS encoding polyphenol oxidase family protein; this translates as MLRRADLLEVDLGPCARGYFTTRGAGARPVGPRAPYAGANLATHVGDDPVRVLGLRRELEALVGADRHADGRATVAWMNQVHSAVAVVAGPGGEPTADALVLDARSSGPGPAGVGVLVADCVPLLLATTDGSLVAAVHAGRRGMLDGVVRSALDLLASLGAQPADLWAATGPSICGRCYEVPVDLHRHCAEVEPACASTTRWGTPGLDVAAGVHAQLRRAGVGRVRAGTWCTYEEERFYSYRRQPVTGRLAGIVLAGGA
- a CDS encoding YggT family protein, with protein sequence MALLASVVTIVSALLSLYLLVLLVRVVLDWVQLFARQWRPTGPVLVVANVVYALTDPPLRWLRRVVPVLRLGAMGIDLSFLVLWFGIIVLQRLLALLV
- a CDS encoding DivIVA domain-containing protein; amino-acid sequence: MTLLTADDVLNKKFQATKFREGYEQDEVDEFLDEVVEAMRQLEAENADLKARLEAANNRVAELGEGAPVAAKVSETQIVAPVVEAKPVAAVPVPAVGGVEEPSAASGMLELAQRLHDEHVANGRAEGERIVAEARATGEQIVREAEDQRNRTLAQLEKERSGLEHRIDELRRFESDYRTRLKSYLQGLLANVEDGGTDAPNL
- the ftsZ gene encoding cell division protein FtsZ, producing the protein MAESQHYQAVIKVVGVGGGGVNAVNRMIEAGLRGVEFIAVNTDAQALLMSDADTKLDIGRDLTRGLGAGADPAIGRKAAEDHVEDIREALEGADMVFVTAGEGGGTGTGAAPVVAKVARELSALTIGVVTRPFMFEGRRRAAQAEDGVNNLRAEVDTLIVIPNDRLLQIADRHISVVDAFKQADQVLLQGVQGITELITTPGLINVDFNDVKSVMQDAGSALMGIGSATGDGRALAATEQAIASPLLESSIEGAHGVLLFFQGGSDLGLFEISEAANLVRESVHPEANIIFGNVVDGALGDEVRVTVIAAGFDDEPVSAGPAETFRPKAVESPLSRAAASARPSTRTRPEPVAVPRGAHAADNPVTRPVSAPSPSPAVPLSAVVTSEVPAYVDDSLPEAVPELEVPRVIGVDAQRDEIDLPDFLR
- a CDS encoding cell division protein FtsQ/DivIB, which codes for MRKPSVPRPAGPEEEDSERTGAPAARPARVPGKELTHATAGGRLEVFGRGSVSRDGQGRRDRVVSTGLTDRLTERRRAERSLRTRRLGVVLVVAGVVAALVWALAFSPLLALRPQEVSVVGSDGTVSTQAVREVLAPYEGAALARLDVAVLGQEVADSLVRVKSARVTRSWPHGLKVTLTMRVPVAVRQVEGGYEVLDGEAVVLETVEQAPDGLVTITSQEQDPDGQQVSAVAQVVGSLDEATRAQVRSGSASESGQVTLALASGATVVWGDTSRSEVKARVLAELMTLEASTYDVSSPGSPTTS